A window from Malaclemys terrapin pileata isolate rMalTer1 chromosome 18, rMalTer1.hap1, whole genome shotgun sequence encodes these proteins:
- the LOC128825846 gene encoding collagen alpha-1(I) chain-like, which yields MAGVGEPRPPGPRLLGSPGPGRSERGAGPAVPPVRSGSPGRAGLGAASLSASPGLRLLRVRRSAPLRAARSQRPPPALSRDFAPPPPGRGRGGGSRRIAQWKSLRHSHYTVFIILSM from the exons ATGGCAGGGGTCGGGGAGCCGAGGCCGCCTGGGCCCCGCCTGCTCGGGAGCCCCGGGCCGGGCCGCAGCGAGCGCGGGGCGGGGCCGGCCGTGCCCCCGGTGCGGAGCGGgtccccgggccgggccgggctcggTGCCGCCTCCCTCAGCgcctctcccgggctccggctgctccgcgtccgccgctccgctccgctccgagCCGCCCGCAGCCAGCGGCCCCCGCCCGCCCTCTCGCGAGACTTCGCCCCCCCGCCGCCCGGCCGCGGGAGGGGAGGCGGCTCCAGACGG attgCGCAATGGAAATCATTGAG ACATTCTCACTACACAGTGTTTATTATCCTGTCTATGTGA